The following are from one region of the Salvia hispanica cultivar TCC Black 2014 chromosome 1, UniMelb_Shisp_WGS_1.0, whole genome shotgun sequence genome:
- the LOC125201611 gene encoding F-box protein At5g07610-like: MVTDNEDLLIEILLWLPAKSLIRFKLVSKKWFNLISSHHFSEQHTLQQRHRRRHSKLRPSLLLHLAEASSYLYLHSSPNGENLVPYAFSSALASPTIRSFSNGLFLLQCRNVESPFEVCRVYNPATKQSKKILLNVDRMYRSVLGLNLVFDPLKSPHYKIVCIKSTPRRSFSLCRSWWRRCQIEVYESETSTWKVCGEPFLAPRELLFDHGIEWKDCIHWCGVFFDLQECNIGQHPEIVVPGDAETGGFLQKYVESNGFLHNVAHFPTKKSVMVFELQRDYSEWSLKYHINLGGALAPLSVLSYIRGDSEKEEDSKLVLHEPGKIKFYALQENCVKGLVDFEGKEFYKEGQAQSTVNRSFQVIETLASV; the protein is encoded by the coding sequence ATGGTCACTGACAACGAAGATCTGTTGATCGAGATCCTCCTCTGGCTGCCGGCTAAATCCCTCATCAGATTCAAATTGGTGAGCAAGAAATGGTTCAATTTGATATCGAGCCATCATTTCTCCGAACAGCATACTCTGCAGCAGCGCCACAGACGCCGTCATTCAAAGTTGAGGCCTTCCCTCCTCCTCCATCTCGCAGAGGCATCAAGCTACTTGTATCTTCACAGCAGCCCCAATGGTGAAAATTTGGTGCCATATGCTTTCTCCTCGGCTCTAGCTTCTCCAACTATTCGGAGCTTCTCCAACGGCCTTTTTCTGCTCCAGTGCCGCAATGTCGAGAGCCCTTTTGAAGTCTGTCGCGTCTACAATCCAGCCACAAAGCAGTCCAAGAAGATCTTGCTCAACGTGGATCGCATGTATAGAAGTGTTTTGGGGCTCAACTTGGTATTCGATCCCCTGAAATCGCCTCATTACAAGATTGTTTGCATCAAGTCTACTCCGAGGAGGTCATTCAGCCTCTGCCGGAGTTGGTGGAGGCGCTGTCAGATTGAGGTGTACGAGTCTGAAACGAGCACCTGGAAGGTGTGTGGCGAACCTTTTCTGGCTCCACGTGAACTGCTGTTTGATCACGGGATAGAGTGGAAAGACTGCATCCACTGGTGTGGGGTCTTCTTTGATCTTCAAGAGTGTAATATTGGACAGCATCCAGAAATTGTGGTTCCCGGGGATGCTGAAACGGGGGGTTTTCTCCAGAAATATGTAGAGTCGAACGGGTTTTTGCACAATGTTGCTCACTTCCCCACAAAGAAATCTGTTATGGTCTTTGAACTGCAACGTGACTACTCTGAATGGTCGTTGAAGTATCACATTAACCTTGGTGGAGCTTTGGCGCCACTGTCCGTGCTGAGCTACATCAGGGGAGATAGCGAAAAGGAAGAAGATAGCAAGTTGGTGCTTCATGAACCGGGCAAGATTAAGTTTTACGCGCTGCAAGAGAATTGCGTGAAGGGGCTGGTTGATTTCGAAGGGAAGGAGTTTTACAAAGAGGGACAGGCTCAATCAACTGTGAACCGTAGTTTTCAAGTCATTGAAACTCTAGCTTCTGTTTGA
- the LOC125201342 gene encoding transcription factor TGA2.2-like has protein sequence MEDNSPRTDSSTDADTEDKMSNQLQGIGASDGSDKSRDQKTLRRLAQNREAARKSRLRKKAYVQQLESSRMKLTQLEQELQRARQQGIFISSSGDQSQSIGGNGALAFDVEYARWLEEHNKRINELRGAVNSHAGDGELRIIVDGVVSQHDDIFRIKGDAAKADVFHILSGMWKTPAERCFLWLGGFRSSELLKLLINQLEPLTEQQLLAINNLQQSSQQAEDALSQGMEALQQSLAETLAGSLAPTGSSGNVANYMGQMAMAMGKLGTLEGFIRQADNLRQQTLQQMHRILTTRQSARALLAISDYFSRLRALSSLWLARPRE, from the exons ATGGAAGATAATAGTCCTAGGACGGATTCGTCCACTGATGCTGATACGGAAGATAAAATG AGCAATCAATTACAGGGAATAGGTGCTTCCGATGGCAGTGATAAGTCTAGAGATCAAAAG ACTCTCCGTAGGCTTGCTCAAAACCGGGAAGCTGCAAGGAAAAGCCGCTTGAGAAAAAAG GCCTATGTTCAACAGCTAGAAAGCAGCAGAATGAAATTGACACAACTCGAGCAAGAGCTTCAACGAGCTAGACAGCAG GGAATATTTATTTCGAGTTCAGGAGATCAATCTCAATCAATTGGTGGAAACG GTGCCTTGGCCTTTGATGTTGAGTACGCGAGGTGGCTGGAGGAGCACAACAAACGGATTAATGAGCTTAGAGGCGCTGTCAATTCGCACGCGGGGGATGGTGAACTCCGCATAATCGTTGACGGCGTTGTGTCTCAGCATGACGACATCTTTAGGATAAAAGGTGATGCTGCAAAGGCCGACGTCTTCCACATCTTGTCAGGCATGTGGAAGACGCCTGCTGAAAGATGCTTCCTCTGGCTTGGTGGCTTCCGCTCATCTGAACTTCTTAAG CTTCTAATTAATCAGTTAGAGCCATTGACTGAGCAGCAATTATTGGCAATCAACAACTTGCAACAATCGTCTCAACAAGCCGAAGATGCTCTATCTCAAGGAATGGAAGCGTTGCAGCAGTCGTTGGCCGAGACGTTAGCTGGTTCCCTCGCTCCAACAGGCTCTTCTGGTAACGTTGCGAACTACATGGGCCAAATGGCAATGGCGATGGGAAAGTTGGGAACTCTCGAGGGCTTCATTCGTCAG GCAGATAATTTGCGGCAGCAGACCCTCCAACAAATGCACCGGATATTAACAACTCGCCAGTCAGCCCGTGCTCTCTTAGCTATCAGCGACTACTTCTCCCGTCTGCGGGCCCTCAGCTCCCTCTGGCTTGCGCGTCCCCGGGAATAG
- the LOC125199321 gene encoding chloroplastic import inner membrane translocase subunit HP30-2-like isoform X1, whose protein sequence is MAVEVPTKAGGLMGNSQQNPVALVQAKLKEVELKFKGWLAKQSLPVEAAVVTVTSAAQGAAIGAFMGTITGGDGNSLLMPPPNAANLNPDAMASLKQAQALAGGPFVQARNFAVMTGANAGISCVMKRLRGKDDVQTSMAAAFGSGALFSLVSGMGGPNPAANALTSGLFFALVQGGIFQLGQKFSQPPAEDLNYVKTRLMLNNLGLQNYEKNFKRGLLTDTTLPLITDSALRDVKIPPGPRLLILEHIESREPEFKNRRKGPR, encoded by the exons ATGGCGGTGGAAGTCCCAACGAAGGCCGGCGGGTTGATGGGAAATTCTCAGCAAAATCCGGTGGCTTTGGTGCAGGCCAAGCTCAAGGAGGTGGAATTGAAGTTCAAAGGGTGGTTGGCGAAGCAGTCTCTCCCGGTTGAGGCCGCCGTCGTCACCGTCACCAGCGCCGCCCAAGGCGCCGCTATTGGCGCCTTTATGGGAACGATCACTGGCGGCGACGGGAACTCACTTCTCATGCCGCCTCCGAACGCTGCTAACCTTAATCCCGATGCTATGGCGTCGCTCAAACAGGCGCAG GCTCTTGCTGGAGGTCCATTTGTACAAGCTCGCAACTTTGCTGTCATGACAGGTGCAAATGCTGGTATTTCTTGTGTTATGAAACGATTGAGAGGCAAGGATGATGTTCAAACCAG TATGGCTGCAGCTTTTGGCTCCGGGGCCTTGTTTTCATTAGTAAGTGGTATGGGTGGCCCGAATCCAGCAGCAAATGCTCTTACATCTGGTCTTTTCTTTGCACTTGTTCAAGGTGGAATTTTCCAG TTGGGTCAGAAGTTTTCACAACCACCAGCTGAAGATCTGAATTATGTGAAAACGAGATTGATGCTGAACAATCTTGGCCTGCAGAACTACGAGAAGAATTTTAAGAGAGGACTGTTAACGGATACCACACTGCCACTGATAACTGACAG TGCTCTCAGAGATGTGAAAATACCTCCTGGACCAAGATTGCTCATTCTGGAGCACATAGAGAG CAGGGAACCTGAGTTCAAAAACAGGCGAAAGGGGCCTCGTTGA
- the LOC125199321 gene encoding chloroplastic import inner membrane translocase subunit HP30-2-like isoform X2, with product MAVEVPTKAGGLMGNSQQNPVALVQAKLKEVELKFKGWLAKQSLPVEAAVVTVTSAAQGAAIGAFMGTITGGDGNSLLMPPPNAANLNPDAMASLKQAQALAGGPFVQARNFAVMTGANAGISCVMKRLRGKDDVQTSMAAAFGSGALFSLVSGMGGPNPAANALTSGLFFALVQGGIFQLGQKFSQPPAEDLNYVKTRLMLNNLGLQNYEKNFKRGLLTDTTLPLITDSALRDVKIPPGPRLLILEHIEREPEFKNRRKGPR from the exons ATGGCGGTGGAAGTCCCAACGAAGGCCGGCGGGTTGATGGGAAATTCTCAGCAAAATCCGGTGGCTTTGGTGCAGGCCAAGCTCAAGGAGGTGGAATTGAAGTTCAAAGGGTGGTTGGCGAAGCAGTCTCTCCCGGTTGAGGCCGCCGTCGTCACCGTCACCAGCGCCGCCCAAGGCGCCGCTATTGGCGCCTTTATGGGAACGATCACTGGCGGCGACGGGAACTCACTTCTCATGCCGCCTCCGAACGCTGCTAACCTTAATCCCGATGCTATGGCGTCGCTCAAACAGGCGCAG GCTCTTGCTGGAGGTCCATTTGTACAAGCTCGCAACTTTGCTGTCATGACAGGTGCAAATGCTGGTATTTCTTGTGTTATGAAACGATTGAGAGGCAAGGATGATGTTCAAACCAG TATGGCTGCAGCTTTTGGCTCCGGGGCCTTGTTTTCATTAGTAAGTGGTATGGGTGGCCCGAATCCAGCAGCAAATGCTCTTACATCTGGTCTTTTCTTTGCACTTGTTCAAGGTGGAATTTTCCAG TTGGGTCAGAAGTTTTCACAACCACCAGCTGAAGATCTGAATTATGTGAAAACGAGATTGATGCTGAACAATCTTGGCCTGCAGAACTACGAGAAGAATTTTAAGAGAGGACTGTTAACGGATACCACACTGCCACTGATAACTGACAG TGCTCTCAGAGATGTGAAAATACCTCCTGGACCAAGATTGCTCATTCTGGAGCACATAGAGAG GGAACCTGAGTTCAAAAACAGGCGAAAGGGGCCTCGTTGA